GCTCGCCGTCGGGGCGCGGCAGCGGGTTGGGCAGCGGCCGCCCGCTCACTTGAGGCTCTCGACGTACTCGGTGAGCGCGTGCAGCGCCTGCGGCGTAGTGCGGGTCGGCGGCATGAGGTTGCCGGGCTTGATGCCCTGGCTGTCCGCGATCCAGCCGGCGAGCGCGCCGCGGCTCATCGGCAGCGTGCCGGCGGCCAGCGTCGCGCGGCTCGCGACATGCGTGAGGTCGGGGCCGTCGCGGCCCGCCGCCTGCGTGCCGCGCACGGTGTGGCATTGCGCGCAGCCGGACATCGCGAACTGCCGCGCGCCCTCCTCGTCGGCGATGGCCGGTCTGCTCTCTTTTTCCAGCCAGCGCTCGAAGTCGGCGTTGTCGTGCACGATCACGCTCAGCGCCATCAGCGCGTGCTGCGCGCCGCAGTACTCGGCGCACTGCCCGCGATACACGCCCGGCCGCGACGCTTCGACGACGAGATGATTGACCCGGCCCGGGATCATGTCGACCTTGCCGGCGAGGCTCGGCACCCAGAAGCTGTGGATGACATCGCTCGTCTCGAGCAGGAGCTTCACGCGCCGGTTCGCGGGCAGGTGCAGCTCGTTGGCCGATACGACGTCTCCGGTAGGCTGTACGTAGCGCACTTCCCACCACCAGCGCTTGGCGACGATGCGCACCGTGACGCTGCAATCGACGTCCATCGACAGCGCCTCGCCCACGCGCAGCGCGTATACGAGCAGGACGCCGAGCACGAGCGTCGGCAGCGCGAGGCCGCCGCCGACGATCCACGCGCGCGACGACACGCGCGATGCGCGGCCGAGCACGGCGATCGCGACGATCGCCACGGCCACCGCGAACGTCGCGGCGGTGCCGATGTAGAGCACCCGCGAGAGCTCGTCGATCGCCAGCGCATGCGTGCCCGCAGGCTCGAACGCGGATTGACCCGTCGCATTCACTTCAGGGTCGCGAGATACGCCGCCAGATCGCGCGCGTCCTGTTCGCTCACGCCGAGGTCGGGCATTGCGGTTCCGGGCTTCACGCTCGGCGGAGACCTGAGCCAGCGCACCATGTTCTCCGGGGTATTCGCGAGCGCGCCGCCGATATAGCTGCGCCTGGCGATGCCGGCGAGCGGCGGCCCGACGTGCTTCGTCGCGCCGGTGACGAGCGGTATGACGTGACACGTCGTGCACGCGTACTGATCGAGCGCTCGCCGTCCCGCGTCGGCGTTGCCGGGGCGCCGCTCGACCGCAGGCGCGACCGCGTTCCCGGTCTGCGCGATCTTCGCGGCCGCTTCGCCGTACTGCGCAGCGGAGAGATAGGGCAGCCGGTGCTTCACGAACGCAACGACCTCCCAGATCTCGTCGTCGCTCATGCGGTGCTTCCACGCCGGCATCCCGGTCGCCTTGATGCCGTTCTTCACCACCCACTGCACTTCGGCCGCGGGCCACTCGCGGCCGACCGTCACGAGATACGCCGGCACCGGCATCATGCCGAGCGCGGCAGGCCCCGGCGACACGCCCGGACCGCCGTGGCACTGCTCGCAGTTGCGCACGTAAGCGGCGAAGCCGCGCGCGATCGTCGGCTCGGACGCGAGATCGGGGACGGCGGTGTCTTTCGCCCGCGCCGCCACCGACCGGCGCATCGTCGCCTCGATCAGCCAGTACACCGGCTTGGTGTGCGGGTCGACCGCGGAGATGTCGTATACGCCGGAGAGCACGAAAGCGGCGCCGCCGATCGCGCCGAGGGCGCCGAGCACGACGGCGGTCGTGATGACCGTTCGCAGGCGCGTCATCGCAGCGTGTAGAGATAGGCGGCGATGTCGCGCGCTTCGGCTTCGGAGATGCCGAGATCGGGCATTGCCGTGCCCGGCGCGTAGCGCTGCGGCCGCGACACCCACGCCGCCATGTTCTCCGGCGTGTTCGGGAGCACGCCGCCGAGGTAGGCGCGATGAGCGATGCGCTCGAGCGGCGGGCCGACCGTACCCTGAGCGCCCGGCAGTCCGGAGTGACAGCTCGCGCAGCCGTAACGCTCGATGTAAACGCGGCCGCGGGCTTCGTCGCCGCCGGCGACGACCTGCTTCGGCGCTTCGCTGCTGCACGCGCCGAGGGCGACGAGGAGTGCGAGGCTAGAGCGTATAGATCGCATAAGGCATGCGGATGAGCGGCATCGCGACGTTGCGCACCGGCACTCCGCCTTCGGTGACGCCTTCGACGCTGCCGTAATGGGCGTGACCGTGCAGCACGAGGTCGGCGCCCGCGCGATCGATCGCATCGGCGAGTTGATACGCCCCGAGATAGGGAAAGATCTCGGGACGCTCGCCTTCGACCGTGCCGCGCACCGGCGCGTAATGGATCAGGGCCACGCGGCGATCGGTTCGAAGGCTCGTGAGCTGCGCTTCGAGCGCGGACGCCGCGTCGTCGGTCGCCTGGATGAAAGCTTTCATCTCGGGCTCGCCGAACTTGTGGCCGTGGTCGCCCTTGAACCCGCCGCAGAAGCCTTTCACGCCGGAGATGCCGAGGGTGCGCCCGCGCACTTGCAGCGTCACCGATTCGCCTTCGAGCATGATCACGCCGGCGCTTTCGAGCGTTTCGCGTATCGCGTGCGCCTGACCGCGATGATGGTCGTGGTTGCCGAGCACCGCGACGACCGGCACCGGGGCGCCGCGCAGCTCCGCGGCGAGCGCCTGCGCTTCCTCGATACGGCCGACGTTGGTGAGGTCGCCCGCGATGAGCAGCGCGTCGGCGCGATCCTTCAGCGCGGCGTAGTGCGGGCGCAGTTGTCCCCTGGTCCCTACCGATGCGTGGATGTCACCGACCGCCGCAATGCGAATCCCGTCTCCCGCCTCACGCCTCACGCTGCTTCCTCCGATCTCCCAGCACGTCCTCTATATACACGCGATTGACGAGCACCAGCGCGCACGCCGCGAGCGGCGTCGCGAACACGATGCCGAGCACGCCGAGCATGGTCCCGAGCACGACCTGCGCGCTCATCGTCACCAGCGGCGGGATGTCCACGCTCCTCTGGAACACGAGCGGCGAGAGCACGTAGCCTTCGAGCGACTGCACGCCCCAGTACAGCAGCACTACCCACAGCACCTCCTGCGGCCCGAGGGTCGAGGCGATGAGCACCGCCGGCAGCGCCGCGAGTATCGGCCCGAGGTACGGAATGAACTCGAGCACGAACATGATGAGCCCGAGCGCGAGCGCCAGCGGGATGCCGAGGAGATAGAGCCCGATGGTGATCAGCGTCCCGACGAACGTCATCAGGAGCAGCGTCCCCATGAGCCAGCGGCGCAGCGCGCCCGACAGCTCGCGCAGGATCTCCTCGGCGCGCGGGCGGTAGCCGAGCGGCACGAGGCGCAGCACGCCGTTGAAGTACAGGCCGGGATCGGCGGCGACGTAGACGCCGATGATGACCGAGAGCACGAGGCCCGACACGCCGCCGAGCGTCGCGCCGATCACCTTGCCGATCGCGCCGACGTTGCCGCTGTCGAGCTGGTACTCGCCGAGGCTGGTCAGGAGGTCCCGGCCCCACGAATACTTTCCCAGGAGGCCGCGCACCTGCTGCCACATCGCCGCCATGTTGCGGCCGAGCTCGTCGAACTGGCCGGCGATCTCCGCCGACAGATACCAGCCGCCCCAGCCGAAGACGAGCACGAGCACGCCGCCGACGAGCAGGACCGACCAGCCGGGTGGAATGCGCGTGTATTGCGAGACGAGATCGCCGAGGCCGCGCAGCAGCGTCGCGAGCAGCACGCCGCCGAAGATGAGCAGCAGCACGTGCGAGGCCATGTACAGCGCCGCCACGAGCAGGAACGCGAACGTCGCGGCTGCGACGGCGACGACCACTTTTCTCGTGTAAGCGTTGGATGCGCCCTGCATGGCCGCGCCAGACGCAATCAGCATGCCACCGGCACCGAGGCCAGCCACCCAAGGAAGGGAGGTCTCGGAGGGAAACCTTGGTTTCCCTCCGAGGCGTTCACCGGAGCCGCCGCAGGCGGCGAGAATAGTCGCGCGAGCGGCTATTCGAGCTTGATATTTGCCGCTTTCAGCACCTTCGCATACTTGTCGATCTCCGCGCGCACCAGCCGCTGGAGCTCGATGTTCGACGCGTTGTGCGCGGGCTCCGCGCCGTTGCGCTCGAGCTGCTCCTTCATGTCGGGCGAGAGCACGATCTTGACGAGCTCGCTGTGCAGGCGATTGAGGATGGGCGCCGGCGTATGGCGGGGCGCGAAGAAGCCGAGCCACAGCGACACTTCGAAACCGGGATAACCGGATTCGGCGACGGTCGGCGTATCCGGCAGTGCCGGCGAGCGCTTGAGGGTACCGACCGCGAGCGGCCGCAGCTTGCCCGATTTCGCGTGCGGCAGCACCGCCGGCATGCTGCCGAAGAGCGCCTGCACCTGGCCGCCGAGCGTCGCGGTGCCTGCCGGACCGTTGCCGTTGTAAGGCACGTGGACGATGTCCATGCCCGCGGTGTGCTTCAGCATCTCCATCGCGAGGTGCGTGGTCGAGCCCGCGCCTGCAGACGCGTAGTTGAGCTTGCCCGGCTGCGACTTCACCAGCGCGACGAACTCTTTGAGCGTATTCGCCTTCACCGCCGGATTGACCACCAGCAGGTACGGCGTCGACGCCACGAGCGTGATCGGGTCGAAATCCTTGATCGGGTCGTACTTGATCTTCGCGATGCCGTAGGCCGCGGGCGCGATCACGTGGGTACTCGTCGTGCCCATGGTGAGCGTGTAGCCGTCCGGGTTCGCGCGCGCCGCGATCTCGGTGCCGACGATGCCGCCGGCGCCGCCGCGGTTGTCGACGATGACCTGCTGGCCGAGGCTTTGCGACAGGCGTTGCGCAACGATGCGCCCGATGATGTCGGTCGATCCGCCCGCGGGAAAGGCGACGATGAGGCGGATCGGCTTGGTGGGGTAACCGCCTTGAGCGTGTACGGCGGCGGGTACGGCGAGCGCGAGCGCGGCGGCGCCCGCGGCGGCGAGACGGAATGTCATTGTTTTCCTCCGTTGTCGTGGAAAAAGGACGACGGCGGCCGTCCTTCCCGTGCGACGGAGGATACCCGAAGCGCCGTGGCGGCGGTCAGTGACCGACGCCGCCGGGACTCATCTTGCGGTCGGCCGGGGAAGCTTCGGCGAGCGCGACCGTCAGCTTGTTGTCGACGTCGGCGACACCGTAGCAATCCGCCGCGATGTCCTCGATCCAGTGCTTCATCTGGCGGTGCGCGACCGCGCCGAGCAGCGTGACCTTGCCGCCCCGCACTTCGATCGTCACCTCGGATGCGTCGATACGCGGCTCGCGCTCGATCGCGTCGAAGATCTCTTCCTGGATGCGGTCGTCGGAGCGCGTGTAGTTCTTGGGGCCGTGCCGCACGTTGCGCTGCGATTGCATTTTTTCATGCTCGGGCGCGTAGCTTGAGGGCTGCCGCGCCGGACGGATGCGGTCGGTGCGCGCGCTGTATTCGCCTGCGGAGCCGAAGCCGCCTTCCCAGCCGAAGCCCAGCCGGCCGTGCGGTTGGTCGAACTCGCCGGGCGAGCCCGCCCGCGAGGCTTCGACGTAATCCTGCGCGACGCCGTGCGGCACGCCGTACACGCCGAACTGCCCGCCGCTGCCGTGCGCATAACCCATGCCGTGCACGCCGTAACCGGGTGTGTCGCCGGTCTGCCGCGGCGGTACCCCTTCGGAGACCTCGCCGTGTCCTGTCAGCGGTTCGTTCTTGCCGAAGGGATTGAAGTCTTTCTGAGCCATGGTCCCTCTCCGGATGCGTGTTGCATGTTTCGCTGCAACACCTGTACCGGAGAGGACACGCGTAGCTCATTCCTGCTTGAGCAAGCCTTTCTTCAGCAGGCCGGAGACCTTTCCCGCTTCCTTCTTCACGAACGCGTCGAACTCCTCGGGCTTGCCGCCCTGGATTTCGAGGCCGAGCTGGTCGAGGCGCTGCTTCACGTCGGGCAGCTGCAGCGTTTTGTTGACCTGCGCGTTGAGCTTGTCGACGATCGCGCGCGGCAGCTTGGGCGGACCGGCCATGCCGAACCACACGATCGCTTCGGC
The DNA window shown above is from Burkholderiales bacterium and carries:
- the coxB gene encoding cytochrome c oxidase subunit II yields the protein MNATGQSAFEPAGTHALAIDELSRVLYIGTAATFAVAVAIVAIAVLGRASRVSSRAWIVGGGLALPTLVLGVLLVYALRVGEALSMDVDCSVTVRIVAKRWWWEVRYVQPTGDVVSANELHLPANRRVKLLLETSDVIHSFWVPSLAGKVDMIPGRVNHLVVEASRPGVYRGQCAEYCGAQHALMALSVIVHDNADFERWLEKESRPAIADEEGARQFAMSGCAQCHTVRGTQAAGRDGPDLTHVASRATLAAGTLPMSRGALAGWIADSQGIKPGNLMPPTRTTPQALHALTEYVESLK
- a CDS encoding c-type cytochrome; translation: MTRLRTVITTAVVLGALGAIGGAAFVLSGVYDISAVDPHTKPVYWLIEATMRRSVAARAKDTAVPDLASEPTIARGFAAYVRNCEQCHGGPGVSPGPAALGMMPVPAYLVTVGREWPAAEVQWVVKNGIKATGMPAWKHRMSDDEIWEVVAFVKHRLPYLSAAQYGEAAAKIAQTGNAVAPAVERRPGNADAGRRALDQYACTTCHVIPLVTGATKHVGPPLAGIARRSYIGGALANTPENMVRWLRSPPSVKPGTAMPDLGVSEQDARDLAAYLATLK
- a CDS encoding c-type cytochrome, encoding MRSIRSSLALLVALGACSSEAPKQVVAGGDEARGRVYIERYGCASCHSGLPGAQGTVGPPLERIAHRAYLGGVLPNTPENMAAWVSRPQRYAPGTAMPDLGISEAEARDIAAYLYTLR
- a CDS encoding metallophosphoesterase, with amino-acid sequence MRREAGDGIRIAAVGDIHASVGTRGQLRPHYAALKDRADALLIAGDLTNVGRIEEAQALAAELRGAPVPVVAVLGNHDHHRGQAHAIRETLESAGVIMLEGESVTLQVRGRTLGISGVKGFCGGFKGDHGHKFGEPEMKAFIQATDDAASALEAQLTSLRTDRRVALIHYAPVRGTVEGERPEIFPYLGAYQLADAIDRAGADLVLHGHAHYGSVEGVTEGGVPVRNVAMPLIRMPYAIYTL
- a CDS encoding AI-2E family transporter; protein product: MLIASGAAMQGASNAYTRKVVVAVAAATFAFLLVAALYMASHVLLLIFGGVLLATLLRGLGDLVSQYTRIPPGWSVLLVGGVLVLVFGWGGWYLSAEIAGQFDELGRNMAAMWQQVRGLLGKYSWGRDLLTSLGEYQLDSGNVGAIGKVIGATLGGVSGLVLSVIIGVYVAADPGLYFNGVLRLVPLGYRPRAEEILRELSGALRRWLMGTLLLMTFVGTLITIGLYLLGIPLALALGLIMFVLEFIPYLGPILAALPAVLIASTLGPQEVLWVVLLYWGVQSLEGYVLSPLVFQRSVDIPPLVTMSAQVVLGTMLGVLGIVFATPLAACALVLVNRVYIEDVLGDRRKQREA
- a CDS encoding tripartite tricarboxylate transporter substrate binding protein, which gives rise to MTFRLAAAGAAALALAVPAAVHAQGGYPTKPIRLIVAFPAGGSTDIIGRIVAQRLSQSLGQQVIVDNRGGAGGIVGTEIAARANPDGYTLTMGTTSTHVIAPAAYGIAKIKYDPIKDFDPITLVASTPYLLVVNPAVKANTLKEFVALVKSQPGKLNYASAGAGSTTHLAMEMLKHTAGMDIVHVPYNGNGPAGTATLGGQVQALFGSMPAVLPHAKSGKLRPLAVGTLKRSPALPDTPTVAESGYPGFEVSLWLGFFAPRHTPAPILNRLHSELVKIVLSPDMKEQLERNGAEPAHNASNIELQRLVRAEIDKYAKVLKAANIKLE
- a CDS encoding BON domain-containing protein, translated to MAQKDFNPFGKNEPLTGHGEVSEGVPPRQTGDTPGYGVHGMGYAHGSGGQFGVYGVPHGVAQDYVEASRAGSPGEFDQPHGRLGFGWEGGFGSAGEYSARTDRIRPARQPSSYAPEHEKMQSQRNVRHGPKNYTRSDDRIQEEIFDAIEREPRIDASEVTIEVRGGKVTLLGAVAHRQMKHWIEDIAADCYGVADVDNKLTVALAEASPADRKMSPGGVGH